CGCTCTAAAAAAACGTGTTGAATTTTTTGCATGGTCTCAGTACTTGGCGGTGAAATATCTGCCATGGTGTAGGTTTCGCCAAAAGCTTGCCATTTGTGCTGTCCCAATGGGTGATAAGGCAGTAATTCAACCTTTTCAACATTATTCATCGGTTTAATGAACTCTGCTAATGCGATGGCTGACTCTACATCTTCAGTAAATCCTGCTACCACCACATAACGGATCCAGGTTTTTATATTACGTTTAGTTAGATATTGAGCAAATTGTAATGTTCTATGGTTACTGACTTTTGTCAGTTCGATGTGCTTGGCATCATCCATTTGTTTGATATCAAGTAATACTAGGTCGGTATTATCGAGTAACTCATCAATCACAGGTTCATACTTACGCACAAAACCGTTAGTGTCTAAACAGGTGTGTACACCCTGTGCTTTACAAGCTTTAAATAATTCACTGACAAATTGAGCTTGTAAAATAGCTTCACCACCACTGGCAGTAATGCCGCCACCGCTGGCATCTAAAAAGGGTTGATAAGCAATAACTTGAGCCATTATTTCATCAACGGTGGTTTCTTTACCGCCATCCAAATCCCAGGTATCACGATTATGACAATATTGGCAGCGCATGAGGCAACCCTGCATAAAAGCGATATAGCGAATGCCTGGACCGTCAACGGTGCCGAACGATTCCACTGAATGTATGCGACCTAATGTCATTGCTGTTCCTTACATATCTAAAAAAAGGCTGTATCGATAATTAATCACCCATCGATACAGCCAATTTTAGCAGAGACTACATACTTTTAGTAAATGTACGCGTGATCACGTCTTGCTGTTGCTCAGGTGTGAGCGCATTAAAGCGTACTGCGTAACCCGATACACGTATGGTTAATTGAGGATACTTATCTGGATGAACAATCGCGTCTTCTAACATTTCACGGTTCATCACGTTAACGTTTAAGTGTTGACCACCTTCACGATTAGGCTTGCTTAAGAAGTAACCATCCATTAGTGACGCTAAGTTAGTACGACGACCAGCGTCATCTTTACCTAATGCATTTGGCACGATAGAGAAAGTATAAGAAACACCATCTTGTGCGTGGGCAAATGGCAGTTTAGCCACTGATGTTAATGAAGCTATTGCGCCATTTTCATCACGGCCATGCATTGGGTTTGCACCTGGAGCAAATGGTGCGCCTGAACGGCGACCGTCAGGAGTGTTACCCGTTTTCTTACCATAAACCACGTTTGAAGTGATGGTTAAGATGGATTGAGTTGGAATGGCGTTGCGATACATTTTCTTGTTGCGAATTTTAGCCATGAAACGTTCAACTAAATCACAAGCAATGTCATCGACACGGGCGTCATTATTACCAAATTTTGGATAGTCGCCTTGAATGTCAAAATCAACTGCAATGCCATTTTCGTCGCGAATAGGCTTAACTTGAGCATACTTAATCGCTGACAATGAATCGGCTGCAATCGATAAACCGGCAATACCACACGCCATTGTGCGGCGCACGTCACGGTCATGTAATGCCATTAACGCAGACTCATAAGAATATTTGTCATGCATAAAGTGAATGGCGTTTAGTGCAGACACATATTGTGTTGCAAGCCAGTCCATTAATCCATCAAGACGAGTCATCACATCATCAAACTCAAGAACATCAGCTGTAATTGGGTCTGCTTTTGGTGCGATTTGGTTTTTCAGTTTTTCGTCAACACC
This region of Shewanella livingstonensis genomic DNA includes:
- the pflA gene encoding pyruvate formate lyase 1-activating protein, with translation MTLGRIHSVESFGTVDGPGIRYIAFMQGCLMRCQYCHNRDTWDLDGGKETTVDEIMAQVIAYQPFLDASGGGITASGGEAILQAQFVSELFKACKAQGVHTCLDTNGFVRKYEPVIDELLDNTDLVLLDIKQMDDAKHIELTKVSNHRTLQFAQYLTKRNIKTWIRYVVVAGFTEDVESAIALAEFIKPMNNVEKVELLPYHPLGQHKWQAFGETYTMADISPPSTETMQKIQHVFLERGISATF